Genomic DNA from Panulirus ornatus isolate Po-2019 unplaced genomic scaffold, ASM3632096v1 CTG_3313_pilon, whole genome shotgun sequence:
TTGCTCTTCTGAAGAActttttctgggagcttatttcaTGCAACAATAATGCCATTGTCAAAGAAATATTTCTTATTGTCCAGACTAACTTTGTGACCTCTTAAGTTTCAGCCATTTCCTCCCATTGGTAATGCTGGCACAACTATAAAgaaattttcagtatcaaaaTTGTTGAATCCTTCAAATACTCTAAAACACTAATTGCTTAGGAAGGACAAGTTTTATGGTTTGTTATGCAAGGAAGGAAGAATAAGTTCAGCAGCTTTCTCTTCATTGCTTCAAATTTAAGAATATCCCTACTTAAGTGAGGGGCTCAGAACCACTGTATGTTTGAGGTGTGGTGTAACTAGACTTGGGTACAATGATGATATCACATCCCTGCTTTTGTACGGAAAGTTTGTTAAATCCTAACATCTTATTTGCTTTCTTGACAGTTTCATTACTGTGCttggagaatttgaagttattggagTTAGTGACCCATAGATCTCTTGCACTAGGGATGCCCTTTACCTTGTGGCTCATCATTTCATAATAAAAATTGTTTGAGGTTTTCTATTTGTTATAGGGGTCATAAACAGATAAATAGCATTATGGTGTTTGGTCTGATAGATCCATGGATAGTGTGGGGATTAAATAACCTTTAAATAATAAATGGCCTTCAGATCATGGTAATGCAGGGAAGCTCTCCATCTGTCAGCTGGATTTTGGTGGTCTAGAGATTTGGTACCTTTAATATGAAATACTTATAATAAATAATTTTTGTTTTGATGAAAGCAATATCTTTACACTGATGTAAATTTAATCTACATTTTCAGTACATTGCAATTAGAGCTTTTTTAATCTGTTATTCTCCAATGGGTCTGTTGGACACCCAAAGATggtaaaagtgttttagacatatgCAATAGTATTTTAAGGTtaagtttgtttttgtgtgtacgtatgtatgattttgattttttttccctcaaatttACCCCCAACCTCTATGCAGGACAACAAAACTACCATTTCATTTTTTGTTACTATTAATTATTGCACCACCTGCAACAATGGAAACATAACATAATACAACCACATCACAAAGGTAGGGTTAAAATAGGACTCGTCATGACAGGTCACTTAATACACATGACACTGAAAATACTGTCAAATGTTGACAAACTGAGTAAATGACCTACAATAAACTCTCCACTCTCACTGTCAATTGTAATAAATCAAATACATCTTTAATATGTACATGTTATTATTTACAATAAAATGTCTATAGGAAAAATTCCATTGGTAAAAGCAGTGATGCCTCTGCAGAATACAAGCCCTGGACATGGCAAAAGGGGCTAAAGGTGGGTACTTTAAGTTTTAAAATAAATCTCACCATCTCTTTTTGTAAAATTCTGCTAGAGAATCAACCAAACATGGAATCATCATCTACAAGGCTCTTACCAAAGGTCAGTTCATTGATTAAGATTCACTAACCCATAATCAACAAAATATTGTACATAAAAATTCACCTCAAGTAAGTACATCATTAATACTCCTACCACATGGAATGTGTCATAATATTATTGTGGACGGTTTGGATTCATTATAAAATACATATGTCACCTCAGATATGAAATCTAAATTCATTGAATGCCTCTAAAACAACACATGGTTAGCAATGAGAGATAAATaggaggaaaatgtatatatatatatatatatatatctatggtaAAATCAGGACCATTTCTGTAAACTAGAGACCTTTGGCCCTAATCATAGAAAAAATCTTCATACAACaaagatgaaaatatacaaacTCTATGTGTTTGTGTAAAAATAGAGTAATTTACATGTAAATTATTTCCATCCAATGCATTAACTACATTGTACATTTCAAAAATTATAACCATTACTCCAAACAGTTCACCTATACTTTTTCAGTTACAAACAGATTTTATGAATATCCTCAATATCAGGTGTGAgtcaaccctctcctccccccatttCACCAACCCCTTCATACACTGAGCACCAAAGACCATTTTGGTACATTGTTAGAAATTTAAGAAATTCCTGAAATTATTTTCTTTACAAAATATGAGAAGTGTAGCAATACAATAAATCTCAATTTGTGAAAAACAGCACAACAGATTCAATTGTTCATCTGGCTTTCCTTTAATATTCAATTATCAATATCAGGTTTGCATTTGGGACGGCATCCCTAAGCACAAGTAGTGGCAGTCACTTGGCCCATAAGTTCAGAATATAACACATCATTATACAGTCTTAGCATTCAGAGTTATCATCCTCCACCACTAGCTTTTGCGTATCCTTACCAGTGTCATTACATGAAGGACTAAGCTCTTTTTTACGAATCTGTATGTTGGGTGAAGTTTTTTGCATCATTGCTGATGGAGAAAGAACAGCTAGGGCTGGAGATTGAGTTGTACCATTGCTGGTTTCCTGATTCTCCACACCACTGTAACTTTTAACCTTGCTGGTATCAAAGGGTACCTCATACAAGCCTTTCGTGTTTGCCTGTTCTGCTGGCGCTCCATCTATTGACCCCATGGCATCATACATAGGGTTGCTAAAATTGTGATTCTTTGTAGCCACCTCACCAAGACTAACATCTCCTTCTAAAGGCACCTGTTAGATGGAAATTGATTGAAAGCATTAATATTAGTATCAATGAAACATGTTAACAACTTCCAGTGAGAAAAAATAATACAGTTGCATGCAACTGCTATATATTCTAAGTGACAGAAATGGATACATCagtttttgagagaaaaaaaaaaaaaattgatatatagaGCTAAAAAGAAACTGAATATTCATGAactaaaaacaaaattaaaagtTGATTAAAGCTGATACAATAAGGAATTCTATAAGCTAATAACACCTCTGAACATCTTACTGGAAACTTTAAGCAAATCTATCATTTAAGTAGAGCCAGATACTTAAACCCatgaaagaaggagggagagagaaaaatggcccatccactcatatacacgtatatatacataaacgcccacacgtccacatacacatacatatatatatacatgtacatattcacacttgcttgccttcatccattcccagcgctatcctgccccacaggaaacagcattgctaccccctgcttcaacaaggtagtgccataAAAATgaactaaaaaggccacattcatttacactcagtctctagctgtcatgtgtaaagcaccaaaaccacagctccctatccacatccaggccccacagacatttccatggtttaccctggacgcttcacatgccctagtacagtccattgacagcacctcgaccccgctataccacatcgttccaattcattctattccttgcatgcctctcaccctccagcatttccagccccaattgctcaaaatctttttcactccatccttccacc
This window encodes:
- the LOC139748456 gene encoding uncharacterized protein — protein: VPLEGDVSLGEVATKNHNFSNPMYDAMGSIDGAPAEQANTKGLYEVPFDTSKVKSYSGVENQETSNGTTQSPALAVLSPSAMMQKTSPNIQIRKKELSPSCNDTGKDTQKLVVEDDNSEC